The Erythrobacter insulae genome window below encodes:
- the ettA gene encoding energy-dependent translational throttle protein EttA gives MAAQYAYVMKNMTKTFPGAPKPVLSNINLQFYQGAKIGIVGPNGAGKSTLIKIMAGIDTDITGEAWAGENITVGYLPQEPQLDESKTVLENVREGAGETAEMVERFNAISAEMGEPTDDTDFDALMEEMGVLQEKIDAVDGWTLDNQLEIAMEALRCPPSDAPVNNLSGGEKRRVALTRLLIQKPGILLLDEPTNHLDAESVEWLENHLKEYAGAVLMITHDRYFLDNVVEWILELDRGSYYPYEGNYSTYLEKKAKRLDQESREESGRQKQLSRELEWIKQTPAARQTKSKARVRKFEQLQDAQGDRKPGKAQIVIQVPERLGGKVIEAKNISKAYGDKLLFENLSFMLPPGGIVGVIGPNGAGKSTLFRMITGQETPDSGTIEIGETVHLGYVDQSRDDLDPKKNVWEEISDGLDYMQVNGHDTSTRAYVGAFNFKGGDQQKVVGKLSGGERNRVHMAKMLKQGGNVLLLDEPTNDLDVETLGALEDAIENFAGCAVVISHDRFFLDRLATHILAFEGNSHVEWFEGNFESYEEDKRRRLGDAADRPTRLAYKKLTR, from the coding sequence ATGGCCGCGCAATATGCCTATGTCATGAAGAACATGACCAAGACTTTCCCCGGTGCCCCGAAACCGGTGCTGTCGAACATCAATCTACAGTTTTACCAAGGCGCAAAGATCGGCATTGTCGGGCCAAACGGCGCGGGCAAATCCACCCTGATCAAAATCATGGCCGGGATCGACACCGATATCACTGGCGAAGCATGGGCCGGTGAGAATATCACTGTCGGTTATCTGCCGCAGGAACCGCAGCTTGATGAGAGCAAGACGGTGCTGGAAAACGTGCGCGAAGGCGCGGGCGAAACCGCCGAAATGGTCGAGCGCTTTAATGCGATTTCCGCCGAAATGGGCGAGCCGACCGATGACACCGATTTCGACGCGCTGATGGAAGAGATGGGTGTTCTGCAGGAAAAAATCGATGCGGTTGACGGGTGGACGCTCGACAATCAGCTCGAAATTGCCATGGAGGCGCTGCGCTGCCCGCCTTCCGATGCGCCGGTCAACAACCTTTCCGGTGGTGAGAAACGTCGCGTTGCGCTTACCCGCCTGCTGATCCAGAAACCGGGTATCCTGTTGCTGGACGAGCCGACCAACCACCTTGATGCTGAATCAGTCGAATGGCTGGAAAACCACCTCAAGGAATATGCAGGCGCCGTGCTGATGATTACGCACGATCGCTACTTCCTTGATAATGTGGTCGAATGGATTCTCGAGCTCGATCGCGGCTCCTATTATCCTTATGAAGGCAATTACTCGACCTATCTCGAGAAGAAGGCCAAGCGTCTGGATCAGGAAAGCCGCGAGGAATCCGGCCGCCAGAAACAGCTCAGCCGTGAACTGGAATGGATCAAACAAACACCAGCCGCGCGCCAGACCAAGTCAAAAGCGCGCGTGCGCAAGTTTGAACAGCTTCAGGATGCGCAAGGCGACCGTAAGCCGGGCAAGGCGCAAATCGTGATCCAGGTGCCAGAGCGGCTCGGCGGCAAAGTGATCGAGGCGAAGAACATCTCGAAAGCGTATGGCGACAAGCTGCTGTTTGAAAACCTGTCTTTCATGCTGCCACCGGGCGGCATTGTGGGCGTGATCGGCCCGAACGGCGCGGGTAAATCCACTCTGTTCCGCATGATTACCGGCCAAGAAACACCCGACAGCGGCACCATCGAAATCGGTGAGACCGTCCATCTGGGCTATGTCGATCAGTCGCGCGATGATCTCGACCCCAAGAAAAACGTGTGGGAGGAAATCTCCGACGGGCTCGATTACATGCAGGTCAACGGCCACGACACTTCCACCCGTGCTTATGTTGGCGCGTTCAACTTTAAAGGCGGCGATCAGCAAAAGGTTGTCGGCAAACTGTCCGGCGGTGAGCGTAACCGCGTGCACATGGCCAAAATGCTGAAACAAGGCGGCAACGTCCTGCTGCTCGATGAGCCGACCAACGATCTCGATGTGGAAACACTCGGCGCGCTGGAAGATGCCATTGAAAACTTCGCAGGCTGCGCCGTGGTCATCTCGCACGATCGCTTCTTCCTGGACCGTCTCGCAACGCACATCCTCGCGTTCGAGGGCAACAGCCACGTCGAATGGTTCGAAGGTAACTTTGAAAGCTACGAAGAAGACAAACGCCGCCGTCTAGGTGATGCAGCGGATCGGCCTACGAGATTGGCGTATAAGAAGCTGACTCGGTGA
- a CDS encoding TonB family protein gives MKHLTALFTTFALIAVPAAAQDELGDFLEATAAETVPVEQPAADAPIAVSALKKAGGTPPAFIDSPEEVAGLKELQALGAQGEPTIDFVIRADGSITDIVVSKSTGSPELDAVAVALVGQFTAQPGRDAAGNPVDVAAEMPLNFWKDSLAKGQLGEKTCAEFLIDADWHLAMFPDQTIKDMRIWKLTLGAAVLVHPDSFAFKKPTPQDVYDNCQKKPKAGFFKTFMKDA, from the coding sequence ATGAAACACCTCACCGCCCTCTTCACCACCTTTGCCCTCATCGCCGTCCCTGCCGCCGCGCAGGATGAACTCGGCGACTTCCTCGAAGCGACCGCGGCTGAAACCGTTCCGGTTGAACAGCCCGCCGCCGATGCTCCCATCGCTGTCAGCGCGCTCAAGAAAGCGGGCGGCACACCGCCCGCCTTTATCGACTCACCAGAAGAAGTCGCAGGGCTCAAAGAGCTTCAGGCCTTGGGCGCGCAGGGCGAACCGACAATCGACTTCGTGATCCGCGCCGATGGTTCGATCACCGACATTGTCGTCTCGAAATCCACCGGCTCGCCTGAACTGGACGCTGTGGCCGTCGCCTTGGTCGGGCAATTCACAGCCCAACCGGGCCGCGATGCCGCTGGCAATCCAGTCGATGTGGCTGCCGAAATGCCGCTCAATTTCTGGAAAGACAGCCTTGCCAAAGGGCAATTGGGCGAAAAAACCTGCGCCGAGTTTTTGATTGATGCAGACTGGCACCTCGCCATGTTTCCCGATCAGACGATCAAGGATATGCGCATCTGGAAACTCACCCTCGGCGCTGCGGTGCTCGTCCATCCTGACAGTTTTGCTTTCAAAAAGCCCACGCCTCAGGACGTTTACGACAATTGCCAAAAGAAGCCGAAAGCCGGTTTCTTCAAAACCTTTATGAAAGACGCCTGA
- a CDS encoding pyridoxamine 5'-phosphate oxidase family protein yields the protein MFDTLKSVQEDITNRLIRAGKDRKVPMHTPSVVTADVDARTMVLREFDARAFTLRFHTDTRAPKVATIDADPRMAVLFYDKGAKVQIRVRGQGKVLRDAPVTEAAWDAGNNFARRCYLGDGPGTASDMPTSGLPSQFEGVEPTDEEVVVGRPNFSVLLITLEEIDWFYLAHTGHVRAQFTRGGDSWEGRWVSP from the coding sequence ATGTTTGACACTTTAAAATCCGTCCAAGAGGACATCACCAATCGTCTTATCCGCGCTGGCAAGGATCGCAAGGTGCCGATGCACACGCCTTCGGTCGTCACCGCCGATGTGGATGCACGGACCATGGTCCTGCGCGAATTCGACGCACGCGCGTTCACTTTGCGGTTTCATACCGATACGCGCGCGCCAAAAGTTGCCACGATCGATGCCGATCCGCGCATGGCCGTGCTGTTTTATGACAAAGGCGCCAAGGTGCAGATCAGAGTGCGCGGGCAGGGCAAAGTCTTGCGCGATGCTCCGGTAACAGAGGCGGCGTGGGATGCGGGCAACAACTTTGCGCGGCGGTGTTATCTGGGCGATGGTCCCGGAACGGCATCGGACATGCCAACATCAGGATTGCCGTCGCAATTCGAAGGGGTTGAGCCGACTGACGAAGAAGTCGTGGTGGGCCGCCCGAATTTTTCGGTGCTTCTCATCACGCTGGAGGAGATCGATTGGTTCTATCTCGCGCATACCGGCCATGTTCGGGCGCAGTTTACGCGCGGCGGCGATAGCTGGGAAGGGCGCTGGGTTTCACCCTAG
- a CDS encoding RcnB family protein, which produces MNISLLLKGSALSALAFALALVAPPEEAHAATSAMEAGAEAESGQPEMRGDRRANQRINRSETRSNNRGSRQQARQERRSERPAARQTNRAERQSSRQGNRTERRETRQTTRSNRGDAQRGNDRRVNQGNAQRRTQQYDRSRERAGNRAERRGERTERRGNQVDNRTERRGNRFENRTNRRADGQIDRARRDGYRNGVRQERSRDRFEDRQIRRDGYRDGRRAERQRDVRRGDRRDYRRDNRNGYNRGYRDARREVRRDYRRWNRTWRNNNRYNWRGHRFSNRGIFSLGRYYAPFRGHRYNRLQIGFFLDNLFFSSRYYINDPWSYRLPQVYGPYRWVRYYDDVVLVDIYTGEVVDVIHDFFW; this is translated from the coding sequence ATGAACATATCCCTATTGTTAAAGGGTAGTGCGCTGTCGGCCCTCGCATTTGCGTTGGCACTTGTTGCACCACCCGAAGAAGCCCACGCGGCTACGTCTGCCATGGAAGCAGGCGCGGAAGCAGAAAGCGGGCAGCCCGAAATGCGCGGAGACCGGCGGGCTAACCAGCGGATCAACCGCAGCGAAACGCGTTCAAACAATCGCGGTTCGCGTCAACAGGCACGCCAGGAACGCCGTTCAGAGCGGCCCGCTGCGCGCCAAACCAATCGCGCTGAACGCCAGAGCAGTCGCCAAGGCAATCGTACAGAGCGCCGCGAGACGCGTCAGACCACGCGGTCAAACCGCGGTGATGCACAGCGGGGCAATGATCGCCGCGTCAATCAAGGCAATGCCCAGCGCCGGACGCAGCAATATGATCGCAGCAGAGAACGCGCCGGCAATCGCGCTGAGCGTCGCGGCGAACGGACAGAGCGCCGGGGCAATCAGGTGGACAACCGCACCGAACGCCGCGGCAACCGGTTTGAAAACCGGACCAATCGCCGGGCCGACGGTCAGATAGATCGGGCACGCCGCGATGGCTATCGCAATGGTGTTCGTCAGGAACGCAGCCGTGACCGGTTTGAAGACCGCCAGATCCGCCGCGATGGCTACCGTGATGGTCGCCGTGCAGAACGTCAGCGTGATGTACGCCGCGGCGATCGTCGGGACTATCGCCGGGATAACCGCAATGGTTACAACCGCGGATACCGCGATGCGCGCCGTGAAGTTCGCCGGGACTATCGCCGGTGGAACCGGACTTGGCGGAACAACAACCGCTACAACTGGCGCGGTCACCGCTTTTCCAATCGCGGGATCTTTAGTCTGGGCCGGTATTACGCGCCGTTCCGCGGGCACCGTTACAACCGGCTCCAGATCGGGTTCTTCCTGGACAACCTGTTCTTTAGTTCGCGGTATTACATCAATGATCCGTGGTCGTATCGTCTGCCGCAGGTCTATGGCCCCTATCGCTGGGTCCGGTATTATGACGACGTAGTTCTCGTCGATATCTACACCGGCGAAGTGGTCGATGTTATTCACGACTTCTTCTGGTAA
- a CDS encoding prolyl hydroxylase family protein codes for MAKTETIPDQAALKRVGKAVKDRLEADPGVYKIPTDLTDMYAVGDFLTGAECERLCLMIDEVARPSSLHEIGYESGFRTSYSGDLDPGDSFVKGISRRIDDLLGLPSMVGEAVQGQRYLPGQQFKPHNDWFYSSEKYWELERKRGGQRSWTAMAYLNEVEEGGGTHFTEIGINIEPKPGVLLVWNNAKPDGSPNEDTMHAGTPVLKGSKYIITKWYRTRKWA; via the coding sequence ATGGCGAAGACTGAAACCATCCCCGATCAGGCCGCACTCAAACGCGTCGGCAAAGCAGTGAAAGACCGGCTGGAGGCCGATCCGGGCGTCTATAAGATCCCGACCGATCTAACGGACATGTATGCCGTTGGCGATTTCCTGACCGGGGCAGAATGCGAACGGCTGTGCCTGATGATTGACGAGGTTGCGCGTCCTTCATCGCTGCACGAAATCGGCTATGAAAGCGGGTTTCGCACCTCGTATTCCGGCGATCTTGATCCGGGTGACAGTTTTGTCAAAGGCATCTCGCGCCGGATTGACGATCTGCTCGGCCTGCCATCGATGGTGGGCGAAGCGGTTCAGGGGCAGCGATATCTTCCCGGTCAGCAATTCAAGCCGCACAATGACTGGTTCTATTCCTCCGAAAAATATTGGGAGCTGGAGCGCAAACGCGGCGGTCAGCGCAGCTGGACGGCGATGGCATACCTCAACGAAGTTGAAGAGGGCGGCGGTACGCATTTCACCGAGATTGGCATCAACATTGAACCCAAGCCCGGCGTTTTGCTGGTTTGGAACAATGCCAAACCCGACGGCAGCCCGAACGAAGACACGATGCATGCCGGCACCCCTGTCCTGAAGGGCAGCAAATACATCATCACAAAGTGGTATCGCACGCGAAAGTGGGCGTAG
- a CDS encoding lysine--tRNA ligase, translated as MTDTSLQDAARNSKAWPFQEAQRLAKRLNGKNGKGKPDGEPVLFETGYGPSGLPHIGTFQEVLRTTFVRRAYEALTGQPTRLVAFSDDMDGLRKVPDNLPNQAMLTENLGKPLSRIPDPFEKYESFAHHNNAMLREFLDRFGFDYEFVASSERYNSGAFDDALKNVLAHNQDILDIMLPTLRAERAATYSPIMPISPTTGVVLQVPVEIVDAQSGLIRFTDEDGTVIEQSALGGMAKLQWKVDFAMRWVALGVDYEMYGKDLTDTGVQSGKIARVLGGNKPEGLIYELFLDEKGEKISKSKGNGLTIEQWLEYGTQESLGFYIFPNPKSAKQLHTGVIPRAVDDYWQFRERLAEQPLDKQLGNPVWHLLRANKHHEGPEAPGAGDTVPVTFGLLLNLASVLGAEATAENVSDYLTTYLGEPVNDPSVDAMIDAAVAYTRDFIVPTLNKRAPSETEAAALRALDDALAGAASDADAETLQTAVYEIGKREEFGFENLRDWFRALYETLLGSEQGPRMGSFIALYGVENSRKLIAEALAKA; from the coding sequence ATGACAGATACATCGCTCCAAGACGCCGCTCGCAATTCCAAGGCATGGCCATTTCAGGAGGCTCAGCGCCTTGCAAAGCGGCTGAACGGCAAGAATGGCAAGGGCAAACCGGATGGCGAACCCGTGCTGTTTGAAACCGGATATGGACCATCGGGCCTGCCGCATATCGGCACATTCCAGGAAGTGCTGCGCACCACGTTTGTTCGCCGCGCATATGAAGCGTTGACGGGTCAGCCGACCCGGCTGGTCGCATTCAGTGACGATATGGACGGTCTGCGCAAGGTGCCCGACAATTTGCCCAATCAGGCGATGCTCACCGAAAATCTTGGCAAGCCGCTTTCGCGAATTCCCGACCCGTTCGAAAAATATGAAAGCTTTGCGCATCACAACAATGCGATGCTGCGGGAGTTTCTCGACCGGTTTGGTTTCGACTATGAATTTGTCGCTTCTAGCGAGCGGTACAATTCCGGCGCGTTTGATGATGCTTTGAAAAATGTGCTCGCGCATAATCAGGACATTCTTGATATTATGCTGCCGACATTGCGCGCCGAACGCGCCGCCACATATTCGCCGATTATGCCGATCAGCCCGACAACCGGCGTCGTTCTTCAGGTACCGGTAGAGATCGTCGATGCGCAATCCGGCCTAATCCGGTTCACCGATGAAGACGGCACCGTGATCGAACAAAGTGCGCTTGGCGGCATGGCCAAGCTGCAATGGAAAGTCGATTTTGCGATGCGCTGGGTTGCTCTGGGCGTCGATTACGAAATGTACGGCAAGGATTTGACCGATACCGGCGTGCAATCGGGCAAGATTGCGCGTGTGCTTGGCGGTAACAAGCCAGAGGGCCTGATTTACGAGCTGTTCCTCGATGAAAAAGGCGAGAAGATTTCAAAATCGAAAGGCAATGGTCTGACGATTGAGCAATGGCTGGAATACGGGACGCAAGAGAGCCTTGGCTTTTACATCTTCCCTAATCCGAAAAGCGCAAAGCAATTGCATACCGGCGTGATCCCGCGCGCAGTCGATGATTACTGGCAATTCCGCGAACGTTTGGCGGAGCAACCGCTCGATAAACAATTGGGCAATCCGGTTTGGCATTTGCTGCGCGCGAACAAGCATCATGAGGGGCCCGAGGCTCCGGGAGCAGGTGACACTGTGCCTGTGACGTTTGGCCTCTTGCTCAATCTTGCAAGCGTCCTTGGCGCAGAAGCGACCGCCGAAAATGTATCAGATTACCTGACGACCTATCTCGGCGAACCGGTTAACGATCCTTCTGTCGATGCCATGATTGATGCGGCGGTCGCCTATACTCGTGACTTCATTGTTCCAACGCTGAACAAACGCGCGCCTTCGGAAACAGAGGCGGCGGCTTTGCGCGCGCTTGATGATGCGCTTGCAGGGGCCGCCAGCGATGCCGATGCGGAGACGCTGCAGACCGCAGTCTATGAAATTGGCAAACGTGAAGAGTTCGGCTTTGAAAACCTGCGTGACTGGTTCCGGGCCTTGTACGAAACACTGCTTGGCAGTGAACAAGGGCCGCGTATGGGCAGTTTTATCGCGCTTTACGGTGTTGAGAACAGCCGCAAACTAATCGCCGAGGCTTTGGCCAAGGCATAA
- a CDS encoding TM2 domain-containing protein, translating into MGFGRKGMSAKEAGAQDAAIGSASTFGGQAQPSADEVAARREAFIASERANKSRRLNPTSFSPSGSNAPRSTTFDHLADEPRAARPLAAGFRRSSPVGQSAKNRPNSGLIDKVFGPPKKRHVVIAYLFWFILAQVSAHRFYCGDTKGGLAQTGTFFTSLCVLIIVPEIGMLGLGIWLFWILTDLFLIPGLLHKFQDAQRIRRSGVFA; encoded by the coding sequence ATGGGTTTCGGACGCAAGGGGATGTCTGCCAAAGAGGCGGGGGCGCAGGATGCGGCCATCGGCAGCGCGTCCACCTTTGGCGGCCAAGCGCAGCCATCCGCAGACGAAGTGGCTGCCAGACGCGAGGCCTTTATTGCGTCTGAAAGAGCGAACAAATCGCGCCGGTTAAACCCCACCAGCTTTAGCCCGTCCGGATCGAATGCGCCGCGTTCGACAACATTTGATCATCTGGCCGATGAGCCTCGCGCGGCCCGCCCGCTTGCGGCCGGGTTCCGGCGTAGCTCGCCAGTGGGGCAATCGGCCAAAAATCGGCCAAATAGCGGCCTGATAGACAAGGTCTTCGGCCCGCCAAAAAAGCGTCATGTCGTTATCGCTTATCTGTTCTGGTTTATCCTCGCGCAGGTTTCCGCCCACCGCTTTTACTGCGGCGACACCAAAGGCGGGCTTGCTCAGACGGGCACATTTTTCACATCACTTTGCGTGCTGATTATCGTCCCTGAGATCGGAATGCTGGGATTGGGTATCTGGTTGTTCTGGATACTTACGGATCTGTTTTTGATCCCCGGACTGCTGCACAAATTTCAGGACGCACAGCGCATCAGACGCAGCGGCGTATTTGCCTAG
- a CDS encoding nuclear transport factor 2 family protein, with protein sequence MTASPVVGAEEDNPENGQDQSAARAVQAHVDAYRSGDLGRFLGTFAPDAIVNLNGVTVATGHQQISALYRVNFVQGAPAIRVDSSGMNGDLLFLSIAYIFPDGSEVCCSYSEYEVTNGKITRLYTQG encoded by the coding sequence TTGACCGCGTCACCTGTGGTCGGCGCTGAAGAAGACAATCCCGAAAATGGGCAGGATCAATCCGCAGCCCGCGCGGTTCAGGCGCATGTTGATGCCTACAGATCGGGCGATCTTGGGCGGTTCCTTGGCACTTTTGCGCCGGATGCGATCGTCAATTTGAACGGCGTGACTGTGGCCACCGGTCACCAGCAAATCAGCGCGCTCTACCGCGTCAATTTTGTCCAAGGTGCGCCCGCCATTCGTGTCGACAGCAGCGGGATGAACGGCGATCTGCTGTTCCTGTCGATTGCGTATATTTTTCCGGACGGCAGCGAGGTCTGCTGTTCTTATTCCGAATATGAAGTCACGAACGGAAAAATCACCCGCCTTTATACGCAAGGGTAA
- a CDS encoding ATP-dependent DNA helicase, whose translation MAASDTPVLILNAPLVANRLGYPDLSGLDLLELFAFVHPARFCVPTPRGLAQALGIDEPENDEHVPGFLQRAAGAMIAACEDPEWFERQGAWSTLQTMERLRWPWAQVLKPHIAKPERAEKWLFAALPEWDEAPERGSPRQVELPNDDVLAQLDHLTGAGSEKRQGQRDYAQNTARIFAPRDQRELPHVALAQAGTGIGKTLGYLAPASLWSAASGGTVWVSTFTKNLQRQLRTESRRAWPAKRPDNTPPVVVRKGRENYLCLLNLEDALQGGFAGRPAILAQLVARWAAFTRDGDMIGGDLPGWLGTLFRKRGIAALTDQRGECIYAGCPHYRKCFIERAARDSAQADLVIANHALVMVNAARGRDHAQRPTRLIFDEGHHVFEAADSTFAATLSGQEAIELRRWIMGPERKNRGRRRGLAARLADVASYDDAGGEAIEDACEAGAALPGEGWLQRLVENEPSGPLEKLLATVRGATYARDESGGQEAGYGIETEAGGLPGDVIEAATAAAEALAAIRTPLIRLGGRLEAIMTDPPDWLDGQGRARIEGARFALQWRVDLIAAWEALLARLGGPADPEFVDWLAVDRSDAREFDVAIHRRWLDPMKPFAKVVLEPAHGVMLTSATLTDRIGSQAGDAQETKWESAIARSGAAHVEAQPMLSAAQSPFDYAARAEVLIITDVKKGDLPGLAGAYARIIEASEGGVLGLFTAIRRMRAVHGRIADRLAREGLPIYAQHVDPIDTGTLVDIFRDDPRASLLGTDALRDGVDVPGRSLRCVALEAVPWPRPDILHKARRAASGAGGQYDDRIIRARLAQAFGRLIRNKDDHGHFVVLSSAFPSRLLTAFPDGTAIHRVTLDEALERIKTGLIGERAPKPVETDGHADLEPPDWMP comes from the coding sequence ATGGCGGCATCGGACACGCCGGTCCTGATCCTGAATGCGCCGCTGGTCGCCAATCGGCTGGGTTATCCCGATCTGTCCGGCCTTGATCTGCTGGAACTGTTCGCGTTTGTGCATCCGGCCCGGTTTTGCGTGCCGACCCCGCGCGGTCTGGCGCAGGCCTTGGGAATAGACGAACCTGAAAACGACGAGCATGTACCCGGATTTCTGCAACGCGCAGCGGGCGCGATGATTGCGGCATGTGAAGATCCCGAATGGTTTGAGCGACAAGGCGCCTGGAGCACTTTGCAGACGATGGAACGGCTGCGCTGGCCATGGGCACAGGTGCTGAAACCGCATATTGCCAAGCCTGAGCGCGCCGAAAAATGGCTGTTCGCGGCACTGCCTGAATGGGACGAAGCACCCGAACGCGGATCACCGCGTCAGGTTGAATTGCCCAATGACGATGTCCTGGCGCAGCTCGATCATCTTACCGGAGCCGGATCGGAAAAACGCCAAGGCCAGCGAGATTACGCGCAAAACACCGCGCGAATTTTTGCTCCGCGTGACCAGCGCGAATTGCCGCATGTTGCGCTGGCGCAGGCGGGTACGGGTATCGGCAAGACGCTTGGCTATCTTGCGCCTGCATCGCTGTGGTCGGCGGCCTCGGGCGGCACTGTCTGGGTGTCAACCTTTACCAAGAACCTGCAACGCCAATTGCGCACTGAAAGCCGCAGAGCATGGCCGGCAAAGCGGCCCGACAACACCCCGCCGGTTGTTGTGCGCAAAGGGCGCGAAAACTATCTCTGCCTGCTTAATCTGGAAGATGCGCTGCAAGGCGGATTTGCCGGACGCCCTGCAATCCTCGCTCAGCTTGTTGCGCGCTGGGCGGCGTTCACCCGCGATGGCGATATGATCGGCGGGGATTTGCCCGGCTGGCTCGGCACGCTGTTCCGCAAACGCGGTATCGCGGCGCTGACCGACCAACGCGGAGAGTGTATCTATGCCGGGTGCCCGCATTACCGGAAATGCTTTATCGAACGCGCCGCCCGCGACAGCGCGCAGGCTGATCTCGTCATTGCCAACCACGCGCTTGTCATGGTCAACGCAGCGCGGGGCCGCGACCATGCGCAGCGCCCGACGCGTTTGATCTTTGACGAGGGCCACCATGTCTTCGAAGCTGCGGATTCGACTTTTGCAGCGACCCTTTCCGGACAAGAAGCGATCGAACTGCGCCGCTGGATCATGGGGCCTGAACGCAAAAACAGAGGGCGCCGCCGTGGACTTGCCGCGCGCCTTGCCGATGTCGCCAGCTATGATGACGCAGGCGGCGAGGCGATAGAGGACGCATGCGAGGCTGGAGCGGCCTTACCCGGCGAAGGCTGGCTGCAACGCCTGGTCGAAAACGAACCCTCCGGCCCGCTAGAGAAGCTGCTGGCGACTGTGCGCGGCGCGACATATGCGCGCGATGAAAGCGGCGGACAAGAAGCGGGTTACGGTATCGAAACCGAAGCAGGCGGATTGCCCGGCGACGTGATCGAAGCCGCGACCGCCGCGGCAGAGGCGCTGGCCGCGATCCGCACGCCCCTGATCCGGCTGGGCGGCCGTTTGGAAGCGATCATGACCGATCCGCCCGACTGGCTCGATGGTCAAGGCCGCGCCCGCATCGAAGGCGCGCGTTTCGCGCTGCAATGGCGGGTTGATCTGATCGCAGCTTGGGAGGCTTTGCTGGCGCGTCTTGGCGGTCCTGCGGACCCGGAATTTGTCGACTGGCTGGCGGTTGACCGGTCGGACGCGCGCGAATTTGACGTGGCCATCCATCGCCGCTGGCTCGACCCGATGAAGCCTTTTGCAAAGGTGGTGCTGGAGCCTGCGCATGGGGTGATGCTGACCAGTGCAACACTGACCGACAGGATTGGTTCGCAGGCAGGCGATGCCCAAGAGACAAAATGGGAAAGCGCAATCGCAAGATCGGGCGCGGCCCATGTCGAGGCGCAGCCGATGTTGTCCGCTGCGCAAAGCCCGTTTGATTATGCCGCCCGCGCCGAAGTGCTGATTATCACGGATGTGAAAAAAGGCGACCTGCCGGGCCTTGCGGGTGCCTATGCGCGCATTATCGAGGCATCCGAAGGCGGCGTACTGGGCCTGTTCACCGCGATCCGCCGGATGCGCGCGGTGCATGGCCGCATTGCCGACCGGCTCGCGCGTGAAGGCCTGCCGATTTACGCGCAGCATGTTGACCCGATCGACACCGGCACGCTGGTTGATATTTTCCGCGATGATCCGCGCGCCAGCCTGCTCGGCACCGATGCCTTGCGCGACGGGGTCGATGTGCCGGGGCGTTCGCTGCGCTGTGTCGCATTGGAAGCGGTGCCGTGGCCGCGCCCGGATATTCTGCACAAGGCCCGCCGCGCGGCCTCCGGTGCAGGCGGACAATATGATGACCGGATTATCCGCGCACGATTGGCGCAGGCATTTGGGCGGCTGATCCGAAACAAGGATGATCACGGCCATTTCGTCGTTCTGTCCTCCGCATTTCCAAGCCGGCTTTTGACCGCCTTTCCCGATGGCACCGCCATCCACCGTGTCACTTTGGACGAGGCATTGGAGCGCATAAAAACCGGTCTAATCGGCGAACGCGCACCGAAGCCGGTCGAAACCGATGGCCATGCGGACCTGGAACCGCCAGACTGGATGCCATGA